One stretch of Micromonospora echinospora DNA includes these proteins:
- the gabT gene encoding 4-aminobutyrate--2-oxoglutarate transaminase, giving the protein MATSEELHKRRVEAVARGVGSTIPAYVDRAGGGTITDVDGREWIDFAAGIAVTNVGNSAPRVVEAVRAQVERFTHTCFMVAPYESYVAVCEQLNALTPGGFEKRSALFNSGAEAVENAVKIARHATGRPAVVVFDHAYHGRTNLTMALTAKNMPYKHRFGPFAGEVYRVPMSYPLRDGGLDGATAAARSIEMIEKQVGAENVAALLIEPIQGEGGFVVPAEGFLPALREWATAAGVVFVADEIQTGFCRTGDWFACAYEGVEPDLITLAKGIAGGLPLAAVTGRAELMDAVHVGGLGGTYGGNPIACAAALAAMETMRELDLAAAARRIGAVMGERLRAIAAGDPRVAEVRGRGAMLAVEIVVPGTLTPDPAATAAISAACHAAGLLTLTCGTYGNVLRFLPPLVISDDELGRGLDILEAAFG; this is encoded by the coding sequence GTGGCCACCAGCGAGGAGCTGCACAAGCGCCGGGTCGAGGCGGTGGCGCGGGGCGTGGGCAGCACGATTCCCGCGTACGTGGACCGGGCGGGCGGCGGCACGATCACCGACGTGGACGGGCGGGAGTGGATCGACTTCGCCGCCGGCATCGCGGTCACCAACGTGGGCAACTCCGCGCCGCGCGTGGTCGAGGCGGTACGCGCGCAGGTCGAACGGTTCACCCACACCTGCTTCATGGTCGCGCCGTACGAGTCGTACGTGGCGGTCTGCGAGCAGCTCAACGCGCTGACCCCGGGTGGCTTCGAGAAGCGCTCGGCGTTGTTCAACTCCGGCGCCGAGGCGGTGGAGAACGCGGTGAAGATCGCCCGGCACGCGACCGGGCGGCCCGCGGTGGTGGTGTTCGACCACGCGTACCACGGCCGGACCAACCTGACCATGGCGCTGACCGCGAAGAACATGCCGTACAAGCACCGGTTCGGGCCGTTCGCCGGTGAGGTCTACCGGGTGCCGATGTCGTACCCGCTGCGCGACGGCGGGCTGGACGGCGCCACAGCGGCGGCCCGCTCGATCGAGATGATCGAGAAGCAGGTGGGCGCGGAGAACGTGGCGGCGCTGCTGATCGAGCCGATCCAGGGCGAGGGCGGCTTCGTCGTACCCGCGGAGGGGTTCCTGCCGGCGTTGCGCGAGTGGGCGACGGCGGCCGGGGTGGTGTTCGTCGCCGACGAGATCCAGACCGGTTTCTGCCGCACCGGCGACTGGTTCGCCTGCGCGTACGAGGGCGTCGAGCCGGACCTGATCACGCTGGCCAAGGGCATCGCGGGCGGGCTGCCGCTGGCGGCCGTGACGGGCCGGGCGGAGCTGATGGACGCGGTGCACGTCGGCGGCCTCGGCGGCACGTACGGCGGCAACCCGATCGCCTGCGCCGCCGCGCTCGCCGCAATGGAGACGATGCGGGAGCTGGACCTGGCCGCCGCCGCCCGCCGGATCGGCGCGGTGATGGGCGAGCGGCTGCGCGCCATCGCCGCCGGTGACCCGCGCGTGGCGGAGGTACGCGGCCGGGGCGCGATGCTCGCCGTGGAGATCGTCGTACCGGGCACGCTGACCCCGGACCCGGCCGCCACGGCGGCGATCTCGGCGGCCTGCCACGCGGCCGGGCTGCTCACGCTGACCTGCGGCACCTACGGCAACGTGCTGCGGTTCCTGCCGCCGCTCGTCATCTCCGACGACGAGCTGGGCCGGGGCCTGGACATCCTGGAGGCCGCCTTCGGCTGA
- a CDS encoding D-alanine--D-alanine ligase family protein, with translation MRATVRIGVLFGGPSAEHEVSCASALGVARALAGQGHRVVALGLTRTGGLRLLPEPVLAQHLGTVAAGRAIDDRLPVTGPAVELRRGAAAGTVAVTAADAPATVHAELDVVFPVLHGPYGEDGVVQGLLESLGVPYVGCGILASAVGMDKVAMKRALRAEDVPTTPYVWFDEPTWRAAADPEKLVVGLRGPLFVKPARMGSSIGISRVADGDDLVAAVEEAFRHDHVVLVEQGVTGRELECGVLGGWQPEASAVGEVRVAGGWFDYRQKYFGDADPMIVPAPLPDEVTERIRELSVRAFTAIGGWGLARVDFLYDETTGDLFVNELNTLPGFTAHSMYPKVWAESGVTYPEVVDRLVALAFARHAARPSTAHPGGTP, from the coding sequence ATGAGGGCGACAGTGCGGATCGGTGTCCTGTTCGGAGGCCCGTCGGCGGAGCACGAGGTCTCCTGCGCCTCGGCGCTCGGCGTGGCCCGGGCCCTGGCCGGGCAGGGCCACCGGGTGGTCGCGCTCGGCCTCACCCGGACCGGCGGGCTGCGGCTGCTGCCGGAACCGGTGCTCGCTCAGCACCTCGGGACCGTGGCGGCCGGGCGGGCGATCGACGACCGGCTGCCGGTCACCGGCCCGGCGGTGGAGCTGCGGCGCGGGGCAGCCGCCGGCACTGTGGCGGTCACCGCCGCCGACGCCCCGGCCACTGTGCACGCCGAACTGGACGTGGTGTTCCCGGTGCTGCACGGCCCGTACGGCGAGGACGGCGTGGTGCAGGGGCTGCTGGAATCGCTGGGGGTGCCGTACGTCGGGTGCGGAATCCTCGCCTCCGCCGTCGGCATGGACAAGGTGGCGATGAAGCGGGCGCTGCGCGCCGAGGACGTGCCGACCACCCCGTACGTCTGGTTCGACGAGCCGACCTGGCGGGCCGCGGCGGACCCGGAGAAGCTGGTCGTGGGGCTGCGCGGACCGCTGTTCGTCAAGCCGGCCCGGATGGGCTCCTCGATCGGCATCTCCCGGGTGGCCGACGGCGACGACCTGGTGGCGGCGGTGGAGGAGGCGTTCCGGCACGACCACGTGGTGCTCGTCGAGCAGGGCGTGACCGGCCGGGAGCTGGAGTGCGGCGTGCTCGGCGGCTGGCAGCCGGAGGCGTCGGCGGTCGGCGAGGTCCGGGTCGCGGGCGGCTGGTTCGACTACCGGCAGAAGTACTTCGGCGACGCCGACCCGATGATCGTCCCGGCGCCGCTGCCAGACGAGGTCACCGAGCGGATCCGTGAACTGTCGGTGCGGGCGTTCACCGCGATCGGCGGCTGGGGCCTGGCCCGTGTCGACTTCCTCTACGACGAGACCACCGGCGACCTGTTCGTCAACGAGCTGAACACGCTGCCCGGCTTCACCGCGCACTCGATGTACCCGAAGGTGTGGGCCGAGTCCGGCGTCACGTACCCCGAGGTGGTGGACCGGCTGGTCGCGCTCGCCTTCGCCCGGCACGCGGCCCGGCCGTCCACCGCACACCCCGGGGGTACGCCATGA
- a CDS encoding M15 family metallopeptidase has product MILLSDPRVAAVSSRDDGEPLVDLREVPGLRVDARAADPAGAYARVRRGVSDRLLAAQRALPAGLRLLVVEGYRPFRAQLDIFTGYRDELRRRHPDWPADRLHRETTKFVSPVEVAPHSTGGAVDLTLCDADGAELDMGTALDATPEESADACFTAARHIPVSAWRNRNVLVAALSGAGLVNYPTEWWHWSYGDRYWALMTGAPHARYGPL; this is encoded by the coding sequence ATGATCCTGCTGTCCGACCCCCGGGTCGCCGCGGTGTCCAGCCGGGACGACGGTGAACCCCTGGTGGACCTGCGCGAGGTGCCCGGGCTGCGGGTGGACGCGCGGGCCGCCGATCCCGCCGGGGCGTACGCCCGCGTGCGTCGCGGGGTCTCGGACCGGCTGCTGGCCGCGCAGCGCGCGCTGCCGGCCGGGCTGCGCCTGCTCGTGGTCGAGGGCTACCGGCCGTTCCGGGCGCAGCTCGACATCTTCACCGGCTACCGGGACGAGCTGCGGCGGCGGCATCCGGACTGGCCGGCCGACCGGCTGCACCGGGAGACCACCAAGTTCGTGTCGCCGGTCGAGGTGGCCCCGCACAGCACCGGCGGGGCAGTGGACCTCACGCTGTGTGACGCCGACGGGGCGGAGCTGGACATGGGTACGGCGCTCGACGCCACTCCCGAGGAGAGCGCGGACGCCTGCTTCACGGCGGCCCGGCACATCCCGGTGAGCGCGTGGCGCAACCGGAACGTGCTGGTGGCGGCGTTGAGCGGCGCGGGCCTGGTGAACTACCCGACGGAGTGGTGGCACTGGTCCTACGGCGACAGGTACTGGGCGCTGATGACCGGAGCGCCACACGCCCGCTACGGTCCGTTGTAG
- a CDS encoding response regulator transcription factor has protein sequence MRVLVADDERLLADTVAEGLRRFSMAVDVCYDGDGALERIGVNRYDVAVLDRDMPGATGDEVCRSLAGSDAGTRVLLLTAAAGIRDRVAGLGLGADDYLTKPFAFAELVARVQALGRRSTPALPPVLERHGVILDVARHTATRDGRPLGLSPKEFAVLHVLMRAGGRVVSAEDLLEQAWDEFADPFTNAVRVTVMTLRKKLGQPSVIHTVPKAGYRIGEPE, from the coding sequence GTGCGGGTGCTGGTGGCGGACGACGAGCGGCTCTTGGCGGACACGGTCGCCGAGGGGCTGCGACGGTTCTCCATGGCGGTGGACGTCTGCTACGACGGCGACGGCGCGCTGGAACGGATCGGGGTCAACCGGTACGACGTGGCGGTGCTGGACCGGGACATGCCCGGCGCCACCGGCGACGAGGTGTGCCGGAGCCTGGCCGGGTCCGATGCCGGTACCCGGGTGCTGCTGCTCACCGCCGCCGCCGGCATCCGGGACCGGGTCGCCGGCCTCGGGCTGGGCGCCGACGACTACCTGACCAAGCCGTTCGCGTTCGCCGAGCTGGTGGCGCGGGTGCAGGCGCTGGGCCGCCGGTCCACCCCGGCGCTGCCGCCGGTGCTGGAGCGGCACGGCGTGATCCTCGACGTGGCCCGGCACACCGCCACCCGCGACGGCCGCCCGCTCGGGCTCAGCCCCAAGGAGTTCGCCGTCCTGCACGTGCTGATGCGGGCCGGTGGCCGGGTGGTCAGCGCCGAGGACCTGCTGGAACAGGCGTGGGACGAGTTCGCCGACCCGTTCACCAACGCGGTCCGGGTGACTGTGATGACCCTGCGCAAGAAGCTCGGCCAGCCGTCGGTCATCCACACCGTGCCGAAGGCCGGCTACCGGATCGGCGAGCCGGAATGA
- a CDS encoding SUKH-3 domain-containing protein yields the protein MVIERQQAEQIASVWARRDSDRLGFPCTPVVEEFDLGYVVLSTVSTGARALPGDLPTTVIDKETGEVSTWPRIPAPAVEAMYRQQRPAEPRAPRAVDPAAQLLRELTRLPTPGAAAHLTLDGRRHVAQGAKGDVEVRHHPLVQSYLDDLPPGHLVRGGERHAEMIVVSDALYEHDHRRSADGLPPLTIEDARDLLGTSRIESFRVREPGDPAGGPADLRCESCIRFLVHVNVLPWPELAYAEEWQSDPQTPPEPGRFPTEVANALVIAGWRPHFGDGVSAATSVRKVTEVSGTKHTHASFPAALATLTAFPGLVTARQGPGEAVWISRFEVRPRKMAHSADSLADFGAVIGARLFPLGSERQESILAVDEHGRIFALDQAGEWFLGADIDAALTTLLLGRAPARVRDDGTW from the coding sequence GTGGTGATCGAGCGACAGCAGGCCGAGCAGATCGCCTCGGTATGGGCCCGGCGGGACTCCGACCGCCTCGGTTTTCCCTGCACGCCGGTGGTCGAGGAGTTCGACCTGGGCTACGTGGTGCTGTCCACTGTGTCCACCGGCGCGCGGGCGCTGCCCGGTGACCTGCCGACCACCGTCATCGACAAGGAGACCGGCGAGGTGTCCACCTGGCCGCGGATTCCCGCACCGGCGGTCGAGGCGATGTACCGGCAGCAGCGGCCCGCTGAACCCCGTGCGCCGCGCGCCGTCGACCCGGCCGCTCAACTGCTCCGCGAACTGACCCGGCTGCCCACGCCGGGCGCCGCCGCGCATCTCACGCTCGACGGCCGACGGCACGTCGCGCAGGGCGCGAAGGGCGACGTCGAGGTCCGGCACCATCCGCTGGTCCAGTCCTACCTGGACGATCTACCCCCGGGCCATCTGGTGCGTGGCGGTGAGCGGCACGCCGAGATGATCGTGGTCTCCGACGCGCTGTACGAGCACGACCACCGCCGGTCCGCCGACGGCCTCCCGCCACTGACCATCGAGGACGCGCGCGACCTGCTCGGCACGAGCCGGATCGAGAGCTTCCGGGTTCGCGAGCCCGGTGACCCCGCGGGTGGTCCGGCTGACCTCCGCTGCGAGTCGTGCATCAGGTTCCTCGTGCACGTCAACGTGCTTCCCTGGCCGGAGTTGGCCTACGCCGAGGAATGGCAGTCGGATCCGCAGACACCCCCCGAGCCCGGCCGGTTTCCCACCGAGGTCGCGAACGCGCTGGTGATCGCGGGCTGGCGGCCGCACTTCGGCGACGGGGTTTCCGCCGCCACCTCGGTCCGTAAGGTCACCGAGGTCAGCGGCACCAAGCACACGCACGCTTCCTTCCCCGCCGCGCTGGCGACGCTCACCGCCTTTCCCGGGCTGGTGACCGCCCGCCAGGGCCCGGGCGAAGCGGTGTGGATCTCGCGCTTCGAGGTACGTCCGCGAAAGATGGCCCACAGCGCCGACTCTCTCGCCGACTTCGGGGCGGTCATCGGCGCCCGCCTCTTCCCGCTCGGCAGCGAACGTCAGGAGAGCATCCTCGCCGTCGACGAGCACGGCCGGATCTTCGCCCTCGACCAGGCCGGCGAGTGGTTCCTCGGTGCCGACATCGACGCCGCCCTCACCACCCTGCTGCTCGGCCGCGCCCCCGCCCGGGTCCGCGACGACGGCACCTGGTGA
- a CDS encoding gamma-aminobutyraldehyde dehydrogenase, translated as MSDQQQLRNFVNGEYVDPVDGGYADLIDPCTGEVFAQAPVSGAADVDAAMKAASAAFETWRDTTPAERQRALLKFADAVEARAAELVDAEVRNTGKPRQLTADEELPPAVDELRFFAGAARLLEGRSAGEYMAGHTSYVRREPIGVCAQVTPWNYPLMMAVWKIAPALAAGNAVVLKPSDTTPVSTLLLAEIAAEHLPPGVFNVVCGDRDTGRTLVSHPTPQLVSITGSTRAGMEVAAAAAPDLKRTHLELGGKAPVVIFDDADLAAAAEAIATGGYFNAGQDCTAATRVLTGPGIHEDFVAALTEQARNTRTGAPDDADVLYGPLNNANQLARVSGFVDRLPDHANVTTGGSRVGERGFFYAPTVVSGLRQTDEIIQDEVFGPVITVQRFSDEDEAVRWANGVDYGLSASVWTRDHGRAMRMTRRLDFGCVWVNTHIPFVSEMPHGGFKHSGHGKDLSVYSLEDYTRVKHVMHNIEG; from the coding sequence ATGAGCGACCAGCAGCAGCTGCGCAACTTCGTCAACGGCGAGTACGTCGACCCGGTGGACGGCGGCTACGCCGACCTGATCGACCCGTGCACCGGCGAGGTCTTCGCCCAGGCCCCGGTCTCCGGCGCGGCGGACGTGGACGCGGCGATGAAGGCCGCCTCCGCCGCGTTCGAGACCTGGCGGGACACCACTCCGGCCGAGCGGCAGCGGGCGCTGCTGAAGTTCGCCGACGCGGTGGAGGCGCGGGCCGCCGAGCTGGTCGACGCCGAGGTCCGCAACACCGGCAAGCCGCGGCAGCTCACCGCCGACGAGGAACTGCCGCCCGCGGTGGACGAGCTGCGTTTCTTCGCCGGGGCGGCCCGCCTGCTGGAGGGGCGCTCGGCCGGCGAGTACATGGCCGGGCACACCTCGTACGTGCGGCGCGAGCCGATCGGCGTCTGCGCCCAGGTGACCCCGTGGAACTACCCGCTGATGATGGCGGTCTGGAAGATCGCCCCGGCGCTGGCGGCGGGCAACGCGGTGGTGCTGAAGCCGTCGGACACCACGCCGGTGTCGACGCTGCTGCTGGCCGAGATCGCCGCCGAGCACCTGCCGCCGGGCGTGTTCAACGTGGTCTGCGGCGACCGCGACACCGGCCGTACGCTGGTCTCCCACCCGACCCCGCAGCTCGTGTCGATCACCGGCTCGACCCGCGCGGGCATGGAGGTCGCCGCCGCGGCGGCGCCGGACCTGAAGCGGACCCACCTGGAACTGGGCGGCAAGGCCCCGGTGGTGATCTTCGACGACGCGGACCTGGCGGCGGCGGCCGAGGCGATCGCGACGGGCGGCTACTTCAACGCCGGCCAGGACTGCACGGCGGCGACCCGGGTGCTCACCGGGCCGGGCATCCATGAGGACTTCGTGGCCGCGCTCACCGAGCAGGCCCGCAACACCCGTACCGGCGCGCCGGACGACGCCGACGTGCTCTACGGCCCGCTGAACAACGCCAACCAGCTCGCCCGGGTGAGCGGGTTCGTGGACCGCCTGCCGGACCACGCGAACGTCACCACCGGCGGGTCGCGGGTCGGCGAGCGCGGCTTCTTCTACGCCCCGACTGTGGTCTCCGGCCTGCGGCAGACCGACGAGATCATCCAGGACGAGGTGTTCGGGCCGGTCATCACCGTGCAGCGCTTCTCGGACGAGGACGAGGCGGTGCGCTGGGCCAACGGCGTGGACTACGGCCTGTCCGCCTCGGTGTGGACGCGCGACCACGGCCGGGCCATGCGGATGACCCGGCGGCTGGACTTCGGCTGCGTCTGGGTGAACACGCACATCCCGTTCGTCTCGGAGATGCCGCACGGCGGCTTCAAGCACTCCGGCCACGGCAAGGACCTGTCGGTCTACAGCCTGGAGGACTACACCCGGGTCAAGCACGTCATGCACAACATCGAAGGCTGA
- a CDS encoding threonine ammonia-lyase, protein MPVLALLDRLLAEPVAGLGGPARALLVTVYPVVLTALVLALSLAAHRGLTALGARRLFDLPRRRAHSNPEGETMPRIDAPALPARTQVEEAARVLSGRVVRTPVLHSPAIDRLACARILLKAENLQDGGSYKMRGAMLAVGRLAAAGHTGVVAQSTGNHAVAVALAARRHGLAATVVLPVDAAPVKVDRARAAGARVVRAGTTVEERLAVARRIAEVEGHPLVDAYDHPDVVAGQGSASLELIEEAARRGTPLDALVVPVGGGGGIAGACLAAAGTPIEVYGVEPVGCDSLARSLAAGRPTPVAPAPSLADGLRPGCVGDLPFAVARTAVRGVVRVDDDAIVEAFRLLLLDLKVLVEPSGAAGLAGALRLGEVAGPGGGAVTAAGPGDVGGTPWPSGGGRRRTVGVVLTGGNVEADLVARLAGDRMTAGVAA, encoded by the coding sequence ATGCCGGTGCTGGCGCTGCTGGACCGGCTCCTCGCCGAACCGGTGGCCGGTCTGGGCGGGCCCGCGCGGGCGCTGCTCGTGACCGTCTACCCGGTAGTGCTCACCGCGCTCGTGCTGGCGCTGAGCCTCGCCGCACATCGCGGCCTCACCGCGCTCGGCGCGCGCCGGCTGTTCGACCTGCCGCGCCGCCGCGCCCACTCGAATCCCGAAGGAGAGACCATGCCCCGAATCGACGCGCCGGCGCTGCCGGCCCGAACACAGGTCGAGGAGGCCGCCCGCGTGCTGTCCGGCCGGGTGGTGCGTACCCCGGTGCTGCACAGCCCGGCGATCGACCGCCTGGCCTGCGCCCGGATCCTGCTCAAGGCGGAGAACCTCCAGGACGGCGGCTCGTACAAGATGCGCGGCGCGATGCTGGCGGTGGGCCGGCTGGCCGCCGCCGGGCACACCGGCGTGGTCGCGCAGAGCACGGGGAACCACGCCGTCGCGGTGGCGCTGGCGGCGCGCCGGCACGGGCTGGCCGCGACGGTCGTGCTGCCGGTGGACGCCGCGCCGGTCAAGGTGGACCGGGCGCGAGCGGCCGGGGCCCGGGTGGTCCGGGCCGGCACCACAGTCGAGGAGCGTCTGGCCGTCGCCCGGCGGATCGCCGAGGTGGAGGGCCACCCGCTGGTCGACGCGTACGACCACCCGGACGTGGTGGCCGGGCAGGGCAGCGCCAGCCTGGAGCTGATCGAGGAGGCGGCGCGGCGCGGGACGCCGCTGGACGCTCTCGTGGTGCCGGTGGGCGGAGGCGGCGGCATCGCCGGGGCCTGCCTGGCGGCGGCCGGAACGCCGATCGAGGTGTACGGCGTGGAGCCGGTCGGGTGCGACTCGCTCGCCCGCAGCCTGGCCGCCGGACGCCCCACACCTGTCGCGCCGGCGCCGAGCCTGGCCGACGGACTCCGTCCCGGCTGCGTCGGCGACCTGCCGTTCGCGGTGGCCCGGACCGCCGTGCGGGGGGTGGTCCGGGTCGACGACGACGCGATCGTCGAGGCGTTCCGGCTGCTCCTGCTGGACCTCAAGGTGCTGGTCGAGCCGTCCGGCGCGGCCGGGCTGGCCGGCGCGCTGCGGCTGGGCGAGGTGGCCGGTCCCGGCGGCGGCGCGGTCACGGCGGCCGGTCCCGGCGACGTCGGCGGGACGCCGTGGCCTTCGGGTGGTGGGCGGCGAAGGACGGTCGGCGTGGTGCTGACCGGCGGAAACGTGGAAGCGGACCTGGTGGCCCGGCTGGCGGGCGACCGGATGACGGCGGGAGTGGCGGCATGA
- a CDS encoding aldehyde dehydrogenase family protein — MEPRAFYVAGRPAHGEDELTVTHPYDGQPVGRTTLATADQVEAAVAGAARVAAEAAALPAHARAAALDHVSRRLAERTDEVAALITAENGKPVKWAKAEVGRAISTFRWAAEEARRFSGDLQRLDTDPAATGRIALVRRVPRGPVLGITPFNFPLNLVAHKIAPALAVGTPIVVKPAPATPLTALLLGEILAETDLPDGMFSVLPLPNERAAELVADPRLPVVSFTGSGPVGAAIRRAAPDKHVTLELGGNAAAVICEDWSADEDLTFAAQRIATFSNYQAGQSCIAVQRVYVHERLYDGFLPRLVAAVQALRTGDPRSELTDVGPLVSVEAAQRVETWVDEAVAAGAVVETGGRRDGATYPPTVLSGVPADAKVCAEEVFGPVLVVAPVANDRAAFAAVNVSAYGLQAGVFTHRLDVAFDAARTLEVGGVIVGDVPSYRADQMPYGGVKGSGVGREGLRSAMDDYTEPRVTVLTGVAL; from the coding sequence GTGGAGCCGAGAGCCTTCTACGTCGCCGGTCGTCCCGCCCACGGCGAGGACGAGCTGACAGTCACCCACCCGTACGACGGGCAGCCGGTGGGGCGTACCACGCTCGCCACGGCCGACCAGGTCGAAGCCGCCGTCGCGGGCGCCGCCCGGGTGGCAGCGGAGGCCGCGGCCCTGCCCGCGCACGCCCGCGCGGCCGCCCTGGACCACGTCTCCCGGCGGCTCGCCGAGCGGACCGACGAGGTCGCCGCGCTGATCACCGCCGAGAACGGCAAGCCGGTCAAGTGGGCCAAGGCCGAAGTCGGGCGGGCGATCTCCACGTTCCGCTGGGCCGCCGAGGAGGCCCGCCGCTTCTCCGGCGACCTGCAACGACTCGACACCGACCCCGCCGCCACCGGGCGGATCGCCCTGGTCCGGCGCGTGCCGCGCGGCCCGGTGCTCGGCATCACCCCGTTCAACTTCCCGCTCAACCTGGTCGCCCACAAGATCGCCCCGGCGCTGGCCGTCGGCACCCCGATCGTGGTCAAGCCGGCCCCGGCCACCCCGCTCACCGCGCTGCTGCTCGGCGAGATCCTGGCCGAGACGGACCTGCCCGACGGCATGTTCTCGGTGCTGCCGCTGCCCAACGAGCGGGCCGCCGAACTGGTCGCCGACCCGCGGCTGCCGGTCGTGTCGTTCACCGGCTCCGGTCCGGTCGGCGCGGCCATCCGGCGGGCCGCGCCGGACAAGCACGTCACGCTGGAACTCGGCGGCAACGCCGCAGCGGTGATCTGCGAGGACTGGTCGGCGGACGAGGACCTGACCTTCGCCGCGCAGCGCATCGCCACGTTCTCCAACTACCAGGCCGGGCAGTCGTGCATCGCCGTGCAGCGCGTCTACGTGCACGAACGGCTCTACGACGGCTTCCTGCCCCGGCTCGTCGCGGCGGTGCAGGCGCTGCGCACCGGCGACCCGCGCTCCGAACTGACCGACGTCGGCCCGCTGGTGTCCGTCGAGGCGGCGCAGCGCGTCGAGACCTGGGTGGACGAGGCGGTCGCCGCCGGCGCGGTTGTCGAGACCGGTGGGCGGCGCGACGGCGCGACCTATCCGCCCACTGTGCTCAGCGGCGTGCCGGCCGACGCGAAGGTGTGCGCCGAGGAGGTGTTCGGGCCGGTGCTCGTGGTCGCGCCGGTCGCGAACGACCGGGCCGCGTTCGCCGCCGTCAACGTCTCCGCGTACGGCCTGCAGGCCGGCGTCTTCACCCACCGGCTCGACGTGGCGTTCGACGCCGCCCGGACGCTTGAGGTCGGCGGCGTGATCGTCGGAGACGTGCCGTCGTACCGGGCCGACCAGATGCCGTACGGCGGCGTGAAGGGCTCCGGCGTCGGACGGGAAGGGCTGCGTAGCGCCATGGACGACTACACCGAGCCGCGGGTCACCGTGCTGACCGGCGTGGCCCTCTGA
- a CDS encoding YbaB/EbfC family nucleoid-associated protein produces MAESADRDANRALRARFDEVYGQYQRLRSGLDELQVKLAELRVTERSDDGQVTAVVGARGELISVELSPAAFQERDARGLSRKITETVLRASTAAVTATRELVSGYLPPGSPSVEFLRTNDFGALLGRADAVLARGE; encoded by the coding sequence GTGGCCGAGAGTGCGGACCGGGATGCGAACCGTGCACTACGCGCGCGATTCGACGAGGTGTACGGCCAGTACCAGCGGTTGCGGTCCGGTCTGGACGAACTTCAGGTCAAACTGGCCGAGCTGCGGGTCACCGAACGCTCCGACGACGGTCAGGTGACCGCTGTGGTCGGTGCGCGGGGCGAACTGATCAGCGTCGAGCTGAGCCCGGCGGCCTTCCAGGAGCGGGATGCCCGAGGGTTGAGCCGGAAGATCACCGAGACCGTGCTGCGCGCCTCCACGGCCGCGGTCACCGCCACCCGCGAGCTGGTCTCCGGCTATCTGCCCCCGGGCTCGCCGTCGGTCGAGTTCCTGCGTACCAATGACTTCGGCGCGCTGCTCGGCCGGGCCGACGCCGTGCTGGCACGCGGCGAGTGA
- a CDS encoding sensor histidine kinase has protein sequence MSPRRRILLVGVLALLAGFFVPDMVKSLLELVWGRAQWFCGLATIGAVCEPGRPFMPLLPLLTELLVLVAAGFAVWGAARWCLRPVHDLAAPMANLGPQNLGYRIRRGGRDELAGLARSIDDMLDRVTAGYEGQRRFAANASHELRTPLAVQRTLIEVGMTQSLTGEQLELLTAQLLATNERNERLIEGLLALSESDQGLRSSTPQRLEQIVTGVLAAYADRAAEAGVTVEARLSPRILTGERVLLERLVTNLVENGIKYNRPGGRLTVTVGGDPALTVANSGQAVPAEAVDGLFEPFRRLARDRTNQGGGAGLGLAIARSITQAHGGIIAARPGADGGLRVDVHLPHVG, from the coding sequence ATGAGCCCCCGCCGCCGCATCCTGCTGGTCGGGGTGCTCGCCCTGCTCGCCGGGTTCTTCGTGCCCGACATGGTCAAGTCGCTGCTCGAACTGGTGTGGGGGCGGGCCCAGTGGTTCTGCGGCCTGGCCACGATCGGCGCGGTGTGCGAGCCGGGCCGTCCGTTCATGCCGCTGCTGCCGCTGCTGACCGAGTTGCTGGTGCTGGTGGCCGCCGGGTTCGCGGTGTGGGGCGCGGCCCGCTGGTGCCTGCGTCCGGTGCACGACCTGGCCGCCCCGATGGCGAACCTGGGGCCGCAGAACCTCGGCTACCGGATCCGCCGCGGCGGCCGGGACGAACTGGCCGGGCTCGCCCGCTCGATCGACGACATGCTGGACCGGGTCACCGCCGGGTACGAGGGACAGCGGCGGTTCGCCGCGAACGCCTCGCACGAGCTGCGTACGCCGCTCGCCGTGCAGCGCACCCTGATCGAGGTCGGCATGACGCAGTCGCTCACCGGCGAGCAACTGGAGCTGCTGACCGCGCAACTGCTCGCCACGAACGAACGCAACGAGCGGCTGATCGAAGGACTGCTGGCGCTCAGCGAGAGCGACCAGGGCCTGCGGTCCTCCACCCCGCAACGCCTGGAACAGATCGTCACCGGCGTGCTGGCCGCGTACGCCGACCGGGCCGCCGAGGCGGGCGTGACAGTGGAGGCCCGGCTGTCGCCCCGCATCCTGACCGGTGAGCGGGTGCTACTGGAACGCCTGGTCACAAACCTGGTGGAGAACGGCATCAAGTACAACCGCCCGGGCGGCCGGCTCACCGTCACCGTCGGCGGCGACCCGGCGCTGACCGTCGCCAACAGCGGGCAGGCCGTCCCCGCCGAAGCTGTCGACGGGCTGTTCGAGCCGTTCCGGCGCCTCGCCCGGGACCGGACCAACCAGGGCGGTGGCGCCGGGCTCGGCCTGGCCATCGCCCGCTCCATCACCCAGGCGCACGGCGGCATCATCGCCGCCCGCCCGGGTGCGGACGGCGGCCTGCGGGTCGACGTCCACCTGCCCCACGTGGGCTGA